From the Helicoverpa zea isolate HzStark_Cry1AcR chromosome 27, ilHelZeax1.1, whole genome shotgun sequence genome, the window tctttttagtaaCTTTTTCTGCTGCGTCCTTAGTCTTAGACATTTCTTtagttttcttctttttttctgGATCTTTTGGTTTTTTCTCTTTCTCTTTTAACATCTTTTTGGGTTTTGGTTTCTTTTCCTTTACTGGAACTAGCTTGAAGGACCCAGAAGCGCCGATTCCTTTCATTTGAACGATTTTTCCTTCTTCAACGGCTTTCTTTATATACTTTTTCATATGAAAGTTTAACTTTTCCGTATCAACGTTGTATTTTTCTTGTATATACTTCTTGATTGCATAAAGAGAAACGCCTTTCCTGCTATTAAGATCCATCAAAGCTTGATTAATCATTATCTTCGTGGTCAATTTCTTTTCTGGTTTTGTAGTTAACATTCCATCCGAAGGACTTGGCGGTATTTTCTTGTTAGACTTTTTTGGTAAAGCTGATTGTAACTCGATATCTGAACCTTCGGATGACATTTTGGATGATTACGGAGaataattactattttttaatatatttttagcagTTTTCCATGAATAAATAGGAGGTTAATTGTTCTCAAACTTTACCGTAGCGACGAAGTGGTCGTAAATTGAGGaaatgttaaaaatgtaaaaaatttgTCGGTATGTTGAAAAATCGGTTTGGTTTGCATATAAAAGTGGTGTTCTATTGAATTTTACTTAGTTGTGATTGGTTAATGAGTTCAGTTGGTATGGTGCGTTAGTATGATTTTAACGAAGATATTCgtagaaattattttagtgtttttttattcgTTGACCACATTAAAGTTCGTGTAGGTTTACTTTAAAAGTAGCTCGTAGTATTCGATAACTTACTAGAGAAAAAAAGTATCGAGATACGAtacttttttttgaaattatataaataggATATTAAGTAAATTTTGGCGTTTGTGTTGTTAAGAAATTATATCCCTTTACGTTGGTTGGTTAAGGTACTTTTGACAATTTAACTTTGACTATGACTCTGATCTTACTTTTTTGTTACGTGCCGGTGTTCGTTAGGTGCCCggtggatgcaggtcgcctccaacaggtatctgtggagatctaagggggaggcctatgttcagcagtggacgtcctatggctgagatgatgatgatgatgatgatgatgatgaagttatttttttatttatttatttttttggtatggcatctcgcagttcagcctaggaggccgtgtactgcttaaccggacttttccctgtggatgcctagattttaaggcctccagccaggggcgtgaTGAAGTTATGTAACGAAACGATTTATATAATGCATTGATGCACACCACATGACTTTATATAATGCATTGATGCACACCACATGACTTTAGGCGACTATGTGCTTCTAAAAGTCGCACAAATTAAATACCTAAGTTATTCAATCACATACTTAGATATTTGTATTTTACTTtgtttcagttttgtttttcttgctGAATtagtttttgattattttttcgcCTAGGTGCACCTAAATGACTGCCACCACAACATATATACCCAGATATAATTCttatatttaagtacctatagattagattctaatggccttactacaaaaacctaaacatctgttgaacacttgtctaaaaataatgtgtggctgcaaaacgtaCCATATTCCAACGTCttactttgtaattttttagacaattgttcaacagacgtttaaaattTTGTGGTAGGACGGTAAGATTCTattctaagtacctactttaaagagagaaaaaatgttttcatgtCCGAtttcatttacctacttattgtatGATAAAGCGATTTTACTTACTTCGTATATTTTACTActtaaggtaaacgcgggtgaagtcgtcatgccccaatagtcgtcaattaatctaaaaacttttatttattatttctactgaacttaaaatgggccggtttatatgtcaacatattgttgatatatattgcacaattgaaatgactatacggggttttaacagtcatggcgtctaagatatgttattcgaaacgtgtgtgccctaacaaaaaagttttttcgtggagttcagctgtcaaaagtgaaactcagcacgtggttttgtcttttgatttacataactccagtggggtctgtggtatgtttctttgtttaattagatagttaagtttatttgctatggatgtaatatgcaatttggaatacttttaacatagaagatatatttttttaatgtgacatgtattggtactttaaaactcccatttgacccaaaacccgtcaattttagaattattttgacgactactgggacatgctcaaaagttgcacctaaagtCGTCacaatgaggatattttgtgttttacagtacaaaatgcgaataaatagctaatatcgggacttttacaaaattgttaactctctagaacaaatatatttaaggtttagactacatgtgttgataaaactgcgtttcttttaagctttttcttaggggtaaattttactctgctggttctagatgcacgtacacagtcatgttattcgattcaattaatatgtttcttaatggctaaatcccctgttttctatgagtatgcactttctacaagtgttttttttaggtaaatattggccgctgtaggcctccgccattcgattaaggacacgaaataggtacatatctaccgctttgggtacaacttccactagcctttgtttctactactgAAATACAAGATTtcaatttgtggcaagcaaaaattgactgttcttacactatgtttgaatgtaaaatgtttgaaagaactgcatgtcgtcacgcgtattgtaccgcgtctccctaacgtgccttaatagcgccggtataaaaattatgtcattcaactagtctttacgcaaaaaatattaaaatcagttttaaaactaagatgacatagcttccatccctgtcacttctttgcttgtcgtattcgatatcgatgggtaaagagtaatcttaagtaagattttttatttaaaattgtatgtacctagtgattgcatggtcgtaattttaatagcagatcatgactgaaagaCACTAgaagcaagagggccttttatAAGTCATAGAAGCAGTAAATCAAGGG encodes:
- the LOC124643403 gene encoding histone H1-like, whose protein sequence is MSSEGSDIELQSALPKKSNKKIPPSPSDGMLTTKPEKKLTTKIMINQALMDLNSRKGVSLYAIKKYIQEKYNVDTEKLNFHMKKYIKKAVEEGKIVQMKGIGASGSFKLVPVKEKKPKPKKMLKEKEKKPKDPEKKKKTKEMSKTKDAAEKVTKKKPVKPKESKEKSTKTAKPMKKMEKDSTEKKTVKGKKNGEEKVKKVRIAKGMQTPSKKKSMMRRKSIGSIIKPPKMKPSKSVKA